One Triticum dicoccoides isolate Atlit2015 ecotype Zavitan chromosome 5B, WEW_v2.0, whole genome shotgun sequence genomic window carries:
- the LOC119305659 gene encoding uncharacterized protein LOC119305659, with product MASRGGGGAHASRPPLRVGRTKEYRMGRDTQLLAAEGSPVSLFVLCGDRFEGSQLFRSGELSVHMIRVEGHPVSMASCTVGDHQWMLARDALVARVDARVFVFELPGFFYAVVVPPDEAVGSGATERKCAILAEIFSRFCAYQDLSNAEGGEEAGDQQSQHWNPWVRAHSRIQRLGRPTMISGRATADAPAAIGSARQMERAVRTSAVVKLLNRSLLAGALQPARHLTITLGAGVGVGAVRGTSALPTAFAAALPSKSVVSDLLDAIETSRTNAPRREARRSNGLGWWSLNVEGVMMLLRVVQAIRGRRLPAALGVGTKRPRDDGNGGAGHDGLKGGSGVGPALGGSGARRWCGGKQRKLGSTVGAWGSS from the exons ATGGCGtctcggggaggaggaggagcacatgCTAGCCGGCCGCCTCTGAGGGTCGGGCGCACGAAGGAGTACCGCATGGGCAGGGACACGCAGCTACTCGCCGCCGAGGGCTCGCCGGTGAGCCTCTTCGTTCTCTGTGGCGACCGGTTCGAGGGCTCGCAGCTGTTCCGCTCCGGCGAACTGTCGGTGCACATGATCCGGGTCGAGGGCCACCCCGTGTCCATGGCCTCCTGCACCGTCGGTGACCACCAGTGGATGCTCGCCAGGGACGCACTCGTTGCACGCGTTGACGCCCGCGTCTTCGTCTTCGAGCTGCCGGGGTTCTTCTACGCAGTCGTCGTGCCGCCGGACGAAGCCGTCGGCTCCGGGGCCACGGAGAGGAAATGCGCCATACTGGCCGAGATCTTCTCTCGGTTCTGTGCGTACCAGGATCTCTCCAATGCAGAAG GTGGAGAGGAAGCCGGCGACCAGCAGAGCCAGCACTGGAACCCATGGGTTCGTGCACACTCTAGGATACAGCGCCTCGGGAGGCCCACTATGATCTCCGGCCGTGCAACCGCCGATGCGCCTGCCGCCATCGGCAGCGCCAGGCAGATGGAGCGCGCCGTGCGCACGTCGGCCGTTGTGAAGCTGCTGAACCGTTCCCTCCtcgccggcgcgctccagcccgcgcGGCACCTGACAATCACCCTCGGTGCCGGTGTCGGCGTTGGCGCTGTTCGCGGCACAAGCGCACTCCCCACTGCCTTCGCGGCGGCGCTGCCGAGCAAGTCCGTCGTGTCCGACCTGCTCGACGCCATCGAGACGAGCCGGACGAACGCGCCGCGCCGCGAGGCCCGCCGTAGCAACGGCCTGGGGTGGTGGAGCCTCAACGTCGAGGGAGTCATGATGCTGCTCAGAGTCGTTCAGGCGATCCGGGGCAGGAGACTGCCAGCGGCTCTGGGTGTGGGCACGAAGAGGCCGCGCGACGATGGGAACGGAGGCGCCGGGCACGATGGTCTCAAAGGTGGCAGCGGCGTTGGACCGGCGCTCGGCGGCAGTGGGGCACGTCGGTGGTGCGGCGGGAAGCAGAGGAAGCTGGGGAGCACGGTGGGTGCATGGGGAAGCTCTTGA